Sequence from the Lysobacter capsici genome:
GCGTGTTCATGGGTATCTTCAATTTCTTCATCGTGATCCCGCAATTGGTCGCGGCGAGCCTGCTGGGTTTTCTGCTCAAGCATCTGTTCGGCGGACAGCCGGCGATGGCGCTGGTGATCGGCGGCGTCAGCCTGTTCCTGGCCGGGCTGTGCGTGCTGTGGGTGCGCGAACCGAGCCAGGCCGCGCAGCCGGTCGATGCCGCGCAGGCGCGCGCATGAAGACGTTGACGATCGCGCTATTGAGTCTGGCGCTGGCGGCCTGCGCGCAGGGCGCGCGCGACACGAAACCTGCGCGCGGCTACTACGGCACCCTGGAGCCGATGGCGAGCGACGCGGTGTATTTCGTGGTCACCGACCGTTTCGTCAACGGCGATACCAGCAACGATCAGCGCGATCAGGGCGGGCCGGACCCGGCGACGCGGACCTTCGATCGTCCGGTGCCGGGCGCGCCGCCCGGGCAAAGCGACAACATCGGTTACCTCGGCGGCGACTTCAAAGGCCTGCTCGACAACGCCGACTACATCCGCGACATGGGCTTCGGCGCGGTGTGGCTGACGCCGATCGTCGACAACCCCGATCAGGCCTTTACCGGCGGCGACGCGGTGACCTGGGGCGGCGCGTTTCAGGACCGCGGCAAGACCGGTTATCACGGTTACTGGGGCGTGGATTTCTATCGGCTCGACGAGCATCTGCCGAGCCGCGATCTGGATTTCGCCGGGCTAACCGGCGGGCTCAAGCGTCACGGTCTGAAGACCGTGCTCGACATCGTCGCCAATCACGGCTCGCCGTCGTTCACCATGCCGGTCGATCAGCCCAAGTACGGCGAGATCTATCGCGACGGCGTGCTGGTCGCAGATCACCAGAATCTCGCGCCGGAACAGCTCGATCCCGCGCACAACCCGTTGCACCGGTTCTTCCACAACCAAAAGGACCTGGTGCAGCTGTCGAACATCGACGACACCAATCCCGCGGTGCTGGACTATTTCGTCGGCGCGTATTCGCAGTGGATCGATCAGGGCGCCGATGCGTTCCGCATCGACACCATCCGGCATATGCCGCCGGCGTTCTGGAAGCGGTTCTCCGATCGCATCCGCGCCAAGCGGCCGGGCTTCTTCATGTTCGGCGAAGCCTTCGACTACAAGGCCGAAAACATCGCGCCGTTCACCTGGGCGCGCAACGGCGGGGTCAGCGTGCTCGATTTTCCGCTCAAGGAGCGGATGGCGCAGGTGTTCGGGCGCGAGCGCGGCGATTTTTCGTTGTTGGCCGAGCGGCTGTATCTGACCGATGGCCCGTACGCGAATCCGTACGAGCTGAT
This genomic interval carries:
- a CDS encoding alpha-amylase family glycosyl hydrolase, with the protein product MKTLTIALLSLALAACAQGARDTKPARGYYGTLEPMASDAVYFVVTDRFVNGDTSNDQRDQGGPDPATRTFDRPVPGAPPGQSDNIGYLGGDFKGLLDNADYIRDMGFGAVWLTPIVDNPDQAFTGGDAVTWGGAFQDRGKTGYHGYWGVDFYRLDEHLPSRDLDFAGLTGGLKRHGLKTVLDIVANHGSPSFTMPVDQPKYGEIYRDGVLVADHQNLAPEQLDPAHNPLHRFFHNQKDLVQLSNIDDTNPAVLDYFVGAYSQWIDQGADAFRIDTIRHMPPAFWKRFSDRIRAKRPGFFMFGEAFDYKAENIAPFTWARNGGVSVLDFPLKERMAQVFGRERGDFSLLAERLYLTDGPYANPYELMTFYDNHDMPRLDASDEGFIDAHHWLFTARGIPVIYYGSEVGFERGRAEHAGNRNYFGQQRIDAARGNPIRESLKRIAKVREASPALQRGLQLNVELRGDRAVFYRVYEHAGQAQIALVLLNKGDAAAQFEVSEYLQAGRWRAALGGGEVDVAEGGSLRASVPAHGVEVYFLDQRVIREDLRVALDHAMGHARQR